CGCTGGCCTACGACGACGTGCCCGCCGCCCACGCGGAGGAGACCCCGGCGACGCCGACCATCGCGACCCTGGTGGACCACCTCAACGAGAGGTTCCCGCGCGAGGACCGTCCGTGGTCGGCCGGGGACACCCTCAAGAACGTGCTGGTCGTGCTCAAGCACCCCGACGGCACCCGCGAGCCCCTGGCCATCGGCCTGCCCGGTGACCGCGAGGTCGACCAGAAGCGCCTCGAGGGGCAGCTGGAGCCGATCGAGGTCGAGGCGATGGACGAGGACGAGCTGCGCAAGCACCCCGCCCTGGTCAAGGGCTACATCGGCCCGTCGGTCCTGGGGGAGGAGTCCGCCTCCGGGATCCGCTACCTGGTCGACCCCCGCGTGGTCGAGGGAACCCGCTGGGTGACCGGTGCGAACGTCGAGGGCCAGCACGTGATCGACCTGGTCGCCGGGCGGGACTTCACCCCCGACGGGACGATCGAGGCCGCCGACGTCCGGGACGGGGACGAGTGCCCCAGCTGCGCCGAGGGGACCCTGGAGGCCGCCCGCGGCATCGAGATGGGCCACATCTTCCAGCTCGGCCGCAAGTACGCCGAGGCGCTGGACCTCAAGGTGCTCGACGAGAACGGCAAGCTCGTCACCGTGACGATGGGCTCCTACGGCATCGGGCCCTCGCGGGCGGTGGCGGCGATCGCGGAGAACACCCTCGACGAGTCCGGTCTGATCTGGCCCCGGGAGGTCTCGCCGGCCGACGTGCACGTGGTCGCCGCCGGCAAGGACCCGGCCCTGTTCGCTGCCGCGGAGCAGCTCAGCGCGGACCTGGCTGCCCAGGGTCTGGACGTGCTCTACGACGACCGGGCGGGCAAGGTCAGCCCCGGGGTGAAGTTCAAGGACGCCGAGCTGATCGGCGTGCCCACGATCGTCACCGTCGGTCGCGGTCTGGCCGACGGCAACATCGAGGTGAAGGACCGGGCCACGGGTGAGCGGACCGAGGTGCCCGTCGGCTCTGCGGTCGACCACATCGTCGGCCTGGTGCGCGGCTGAGCGGAGACCGGGTTGCGCGTTCTCGCAGTGCAAGAACCTGCAACAAAACTACGTTGGTGCAACAGGCCGCCGTGTTGCAGACTTCTGTCAGTGGTACTGATCCTCGACCCAGGTTCTGACCCACGACCGGGCTGTTGCTGACCAGCCCAACCGGCCCGCGGACTCGCCGTGCTGGGGAAGATCTCGGGACTTCCCCAGCACGGCGAGGCCGCGGGCCTTGGTCATTTCCCGTGGCATGTTCCCGTGTCATCCCCGAGTGCGGCGCGCCGGCCGCGCCGGGCTCAGAGCTCCGGAGCTCCCGGGAAGGACTCGGGGCGACCGCCCCAGAAGGCGGTGGCGGTCGAGGAGTCGACCAGGGCGTCGATCGCCCACCCGCGCAGACGCCCTCGACTTCTCACGACCAGGGCGGAGTACGCCTGCGCGCAGCGCTGCTCGACCAGCAGGCCGGCGGCCCGTGCCCCCTCCCGGTCCCCGAGAGGGGGAAGCTCGTAGGCGGCCGCGGCGTCGACCGGCGCGGCGCCGCGTGCGCGCAGTGACTCGCTCACGCTGTCGCGCCGCTGCCGGTGGACCGCGTGCCGGGAAGCGGCCTCGGCGGCCGAGCCCGGGTCCGCCTCGGACGTCGTCCGGGCGCCGATCGCCGCCCACAGGTGGACGGCGGCGTGCTCCGCGGCCAGGACGGTCTGCAGTGCCTCGACCGTGCCCGTCGGGCCACCGCCGGACGCCGCCCTCATGGCGACACCGTCCGTGCGTCGCCCTGGGGCAGGGTGGCCAGGTGGGTGCTCACGCCGGCGCCCGCCGCGGCCAGGACCCGGGCCAGGGTGCCGGAGGAGGCGGTGCGAGCAGCGCTCAGGAGCACGGCCGCGTGCTCCGCCTCGGCCTGTCGCACCCGGGCCCAGGCCCGGTCGAGCGCGGCCGGCACCCGCCCCGCGTCGGCGTCCGCACCGGGTGTGGTCGCGGGCGACGTGGGCTCGGGCGACGTGGGCTCGGGGGATGCCGCAGCGGGGGACCGGTCCACCAGGTCCTGGAGCACGGCCGCGTGGTCGGCGTGGGCCTGGCGCAGCCCGTCCAGGGTCGGCCCCAGCGCGGGGTGGGCAACCACGGTCGCCTCGCCCAGGGCCGCCACCTCGCCGACGTCGGCGACGATCCGCACCAGCAGCGGACCGTCAGGATCGGTGTCCAGGGACGAGGTGTCGCCGGAGGGTTCGCGACGACCGACGACCTCGGACAGGTCGCAGCCGGTGAGCAGGGCCGAGCCGCCCAGGCCACCCAGGGTCAGGGTGCCCAGCAGCAGGATCCGGCGGGACGGTGCGGCCCCGTGCTCGGGTCCGGGGGAGGAGGACGGCGCGGACACGCTGGGAGCGTAGTCGACCCGCTCCCCGGCGGGCCCGCCTCCCGGTAGGGACCCGTCCTGCCCCGCCCGGAGGCCGCGCGCCCCACGACTGACGCCTCGGAGCCGCGGACGGTTATGGTGGGCGGACCACAACAGCACACAGGAGGTCGGTGAGTGAGCAACACCCGAAGTGATGCCACCCGCGCCCGCATCGAGGCGGAGCTGACGGACCCCCTGGCCGCGCTGGGCCTCGACGTCGAGGCGGTCGAGCTCTCGCCCGCCGGCAAGCGTCGGGTCCTGCGGGTCGCGGTGGACAAGGACGGCGGCGTCACGCTCGACGACGTGGCCGACGCGACCCGTGAGGTCTCCCGGGTCCTGGACGACTCCGACGTGATGGGGGAGACGCCGTACCTGCTGGAGGTCACCTCTCGCGGTGTGGACCGTCCGCTCACGCTGCCCCGGCACTGGCGCCGCAACGTCACCCGCCTGGTCCGGATCACCCCCGTCGAGGGCGAGCAGGTCACCGGACGCGTGCGCAGCAGCGACGAGGACGGCGTGGACGTCGAGATCGACGGCGAGGTCCGTCGGTTCGGGTACGCCGAGGTGGCCAAGGCACTGGTGCAGGTCGAGTTCAACCGCAAGAACGAGGACGAGGACGACTGATGGACATCGATCTCAGCATCCTGAGGATGCTCGAACGCGAGAAGGAGATCTCCTTCGACGTGCTCGTCGAGGCGATCGAGCAGGCGCTGCTGACGGCGTACCACAAGACCCCGGGCGCCCAGGAGCGTGCGCGGGTCACCCTGGACCGCAAGACCGGGCACGTCGCGGTGCTGGCGGCCGAGCTGGACGCCGAGGGCAACCTCGTCGCCGAGTTCGACGACACCCCGGACGGCTTCGGCCGGATCGCCGCGACGACCGCGAAGCAGATCATGCTGCAGCGGCTCCGCGACGCGGAGGACGACCTGCGCTTCGGGGAGTTCGCCGGCAAGGAGGGCGACATCGTCTCGGGCGTGATCCAGCAGGGTCACAACCCCGACGACGTGATGGTCGACCTGGGCAAGCTGGAGGCGCTCCTCCCGGTCAGCGAGCGGGTGCCGGGCGAGTCCTACACGCACGGGACCCGGATCAAGTGCCTGGTGGTCTCGGTCCGCAAGGGCATGCGTGGTCCGCAGATCACCCTGTCCCGCACCCACCCCACCCTGGTCAAGAAGCTCTTCGCCCTGGAGGTCCCCGAGATCGCCGACGGCACGGTGCAGATCGCCGGGCTGGCGCGCGAGGCCGGCCACCGCACCAAGATCGCGGTCTTCACCAAGGTGCCCGGGGTCAACGCCAAGGGCGCCTGCATCGGACCGATGGGTCAGCGCGTGCGCAACGTGATGGCCGAGCTGCACGGCGAGAAGATCGACATCGTCGACTGGTCCGAGGATCCCGCCGAGCTGGTGGCGCACGCGCTCTCGCCCGCCCGGGTCTCCTCGGTGGAGATCCTCGACGCGGCGACCCGTTCGTGCCGCGTGGTCGTGCCGGACTTCCAGCTCTCGCTGGCGATCGGCAAGGAGGGGCAGAACGCCCGTCTGGCCGCGCGCCTGACCGGGTGGCGCATCGACATCCGCTCCGACGAAGAGGGCACCGACCAGGAGCGGGTCGGCTGAGGCCCAGCACGTCGTTTCGGAGTTCGCTGGCCCGACACGCTAGACTCACCCCAGTGGTTCGTACGTCGATTCCCCATGCCTCCGGTCCGGTTCGGACCTGTGTGGGGTGTCGGCAGCGGACCGCGAAGAGCGAGTTGTTGCGTGTGGTGGCCGGCAAGGGCGCCGACGGTCGAGCGGCCGTCGTCCCCGATCCGTCCGCCACGGCACCAGGTCGTGGGGCGCACCTGCACCCCACGTCGGAGTGTCTCCAGCTCGCGGTGCGCAGGAGAGCGTTCCCCCGGGCCCTCAGGGTCAGGGAGGGGCTCGACCACGCACCGTTGGAGGAACACCTCCTCGCTCGTCCCACTGTGATCGACCGACCAGAAACTGGAGCAGGCAGCTCATGAGCACTCGATGAGTACTTTCCGATGAGCCAGCACCACAACTAACGGTCCGGTAGACCCCTCAGGGGCTCGGGCCAGAAGGAGCAACGTTCTAACGTGGCCAAGACCCGAGTCCACGAACTCGCCAAGGAGTTCGGAGTCGAGAGCAAGTTCGTTCTCGAGAAGCTCAAGGAGATGGGGGAGTTCGTCAAGTCGGCATCGTCGACGGTCGAGCCCCCGGTCGAGATGCGCTTCAAGAAGCAGTTCGGCGACCAGCTGAAGGCTGCTGGCGCTGCTGCCCCGGCGGCCGAGAGCCCGGCCGCCCCCACGCCGTCCGCGAAGCCCGGTCCGGCCAGGAAGCCCGCCCCCGCGCCGGCTCCCGCCGAGTCCGCCCCGGCCGCTCCGGCGGCCCCGGTCGAGTCCGCTCCCGCGG
The window above is part of the Nocardioides campestrisoli genome. Proteins encoded here:
- a CDS encoding YlxR family protein, whose translation is MGCRQRTAKSELLRVVAGKGADGRAAVVPDPSATAPGRGAHLHPTSECLQLAVRRRAFPRALRVREGLDHAPLEEHLLARPTVIDRPETGAGSS
- the rimP gene encoding ribosome maturation factor RimP; protein product: MSNTRSDATRARIEAELTDPLAALGLDVEAVELSPAGKRRVLRVAVDKDGGVTLDDVADATREVSRVLDDSDVMGETPYLLEVTSRGVDRPLTLPRHWRRNVTRLVRITPVEGEQVTGRVRSSDEDGVDVEIDGEVRRFGYAEVAKALVQVEFNRKNEDEDD
- a CDS encoding DUF4439 domain-containing protein is translated as MRAASGGGPTGTVEALQTVLAAEHAAVHLWAAIGARTTSEADPGSAAEAASRHAVHRQRRDSVSESLRARGAAPVDAAAAYELPPLGDREGARAAGLLVEQRCAQAYSALVVRSRGRLRGWAIDALVDSSTATAFWGGRPESFPGAPEL
- a CDS encoding proline--tRNA ligase translates to MIMRMSQLFVRTLRDDPADAEVPSHKLLVRAGYIRRVAPGVYSWLPLGLKVLRRIEDIIREEMDAIGGQEVLFPALLPKEPYEATNRWTEYGDNLFRIKDRKGGDYLLGPTHEEMFTLLVKDLYSSYKDLPLTLYQIQTKYRDEARPRAGVLRGREFVMKDSYSFDIDDAGLDASYARHREAYIRIFDRLGFEYVIVRATSGAMGGSRSEEFLARAEVGEDTYVRCTHCDYAANVEAVAVRPPAPLAYDDVPAAHAEETPATPTIATLVDHLNERFPREDRPWSAGDTLKNVLVVLKHPDGTREPLAIGLPGDREVDQKRLEGQLEPIEVEAMDEDELRKHPALVKGYIGPSVLGEESASGIRYLVDPRVVEGTRWVTGANVEGQHVIDLVAGRDFTPDGTIEAADVRDGDECPSCAEGTLEAARGIEMGHIFQLGRKYAEALDLKVLDENGKLVTVTMGSYGIGPSRAVAAIAENTLDESGLIWPREVSPADVHVVAAGKDPALFAAAEQLSADLAAQGLDVLYDDRAGKVSPGVKFKDAELIGVPTIVTVGRGLADGNIEVKDRATGERTEVPVGSAVDHIVGLVRG
- the nusA gene encoding transcription termination factor NusA, translating into MDIDLSILRMLEREKEISFDVLVEAIEQALLTAYHKTPGAQERARVTLDRKTGHVAVLAAELDAEGNLVAEFDDTPDGFGRIAATTAKQIMLQRLRDAEDDLRFGEFAGKEGDIVSGVIQQGHNPDDVMVDLGKLEALLPVSERVPGESYTHGTRIKCLVVSVRKGMRGPQITLSRTHPTLVKKLFALEVPEIADGTVQIAGLAREAGHRTKIAVFTKVPGVNAKGACIGPMGQRVRNVMAELHGEKIDIVDWSEDPAELVAHALSPARVSSVEILDAATRSCRVVVPDFQLSLAIGKEGQNARLAARLTGWRIDIRSDEEGTDQERVG